A genomic window from bacterium includes:
- a CDS encoding outer membrane protein transport protein: MRRSLILFIIVACTMPTWAASSQTRTTGELLVGITPRSIAMGETGLIGSTSPLDALANPAQYALFGKGLRFEVTGMVPQNIESRSFPIYDSFDGILNYNQYVSNSMGNAKFAAGGVFTMKSESGKIWTVALATKPLVDYDYKYYEEIRDRFSTGGQQDRVLGRVEDKTDGTRRWTGIAVAAPVWKSLTAGISVGMVSGSIESKSVFSRDLPSDSTGIIEMTSDPDNAQLESRLGFTYQINDRLSTGLQVTHRGDWNDKVTIDTTTATYHSNTSFIVNRTYPMSIGAGFEYLPGQMLRSRFLAEIEWTNWKEATLSSVPQNLENTLEFRVGVEHRVLPEVPVRFGYRYSPSPFDKEYALSYLSVGTGYDHGAWATDFALQFGHLKSKGADPVADNLFGGLPRNDMDNVQDRYFRFAFGVSYKFGQE, from the coding sequence ATGCGGCGCTCCCTCATCCTTTTTATCATCGTCGCTTGCACTATGCCGACTTGGGCAGCAAGTAGTCAAACCAGAACCACTGGCGAACTGTTGGTCGGTATCACGCCGCGCTCGATTGCGATGGGTGAGACCGGACTTATAGGATCGACCAGTCCCCTTGACGCGTTAGCCAATCCCGCACAGTATGCCCTGTTCGGAAAAGGGTTACGGTTTGAGGTAACCGGCATGGTGCCGCAAAATATCGAATCGCGTTCATTCCCGATCTACGATTCCTTCGACGGCATCTTGAATTACAACCAATATGTATCGAACAGCATGGGCAATGCGAAATTCGCTGCCGGCGGCGTTTTCACGATGAAGAGCGAATCGGGCAAAATTTGGACAGTCGCACTCGCTACCAAACCATTGGTCGATTACGATTACAAGTATTATGAAGAGATTCGCGACCGGTTCTCGACCGGTGGTCAACAAGACCGCGTACTCGGTCGTGTGGAAGACAAAACCGACGGTACCCGGCGTTGGACAGGAATCGCTGTCGCCGCTCCAGTATGGAAATCCTTGACAGCTGGTATCTCTGTGGGGATGGTTTCCGGCTCCATCGAATCGAAATCGGTTTTCTCCCGCGATCTGCCAAGCGATAGCACCGGCATCATCGAAATGACGAGCGATCCGGACAATGCTCAATTAGAGAGCCGTCTTGGATTTACGTACCAGATCAATGACCGGTTGTCTACGGGATTGCAAGTAACGCACCGTGGCGATTGGAATGATAAAGTCACCATCGATACAACCACCGCAACGTACCACAGCAATACATCCTTTATCGTGAATCGGACGTATCCGATGTCGATTGGCGCCGGTTTCGAGTATCTTCCCGGACAGATGCTGCGTTCGCGTTTCTTAGCAGAAATTGAATGGACGAATTGGAAGGAAGCGACTCTGAGCAGCGTTCCACAGAATCTGGAGAATACGTTGGAGTTCCGAGTGGGCGTTGAACACCGCGTGTTACCGGAAGTGCCAGTTCGTTTCGGTTACCGCTATTCTCCCTCCCCGTTTGATAAAGAATATGCCTTGTCATATTTATCGGTAGGGACAGGATATGATCACGGCGCATGGGCAACAGACTTTGCTTTGCAATTCGGACATTTGAAATCGAAGGGTGCCGACCCGGTAGCGGATAATCTGTTTGGCGGGCTTCCACGTAACGATATGGACAACGTACAAGATCGTTATTTCCGGTTTGCGTTTGGTGTTAGTTACAAGTTTGGACAGGAGTAG
- a CDS encoding NAD(P)/FAD-dependent oxidoreductase → MRMTLEDKKIYDFGIVGAGPVGLYASFYAGYHGLSTIAFDTLPELGGQLINLYPEKWIFDVGGHVKIFAKEYINSLIEQAAPFQPVYRLNERVEWIVREPVNLDFPEEILYRMRTARREVLVKCVLIAGGMGAYLPRKLDLPNLAQLEDRGVHYSVGSKERFRDKRVMIVGGGDSAVDWAINLDGVAKKIWAVHRSHQFKALEANVDEMIHDTSTELLLPWEVKALHGEEHLEAVTLVNTDTNEENTWEVDDLLLMIGLMANLGPIESWGLQVKWNGLLVDRYMQTAMPGVYAVGDIAKYDGKVNLIAAGNGEAAMAIEHAIAKYLNASPRPRDWIEHASPHDV, encoded by the coding sequence ATGAGAATGACGTTGGAAGATAAGAAAATCTATGATTTCGGGATCGTTGGCGCGGGACCGGTAGGTCTGTACGCATCGTTTTATGCGGGATACCACGGGCTCTCAACGATTGCGTTCGACACATTGCCGGAGCTTGGCGGACAACTGATCAATCTATATCCCGAGAAGTGGATTTTCGATGTCGGCGGACATGTAAAAATTTTCGCAAAAGAGTACATCAATTCGCTTATCGAGCAAGCGGCTCCCTTCCAACCGGTGTATCGACTTAATGAACGGGTTGAGTGGATTGTCCGGGAACCGGTCAACCTCGATTTTCCGGAAGAGATTTTGTACCGGATGCGTACTGCGCGCCGGGAAGTGCTTGTGAAATGTGTACTCATTGCTGGCGGGATGGGCGCATATCTGCCGCGAAAACTCGATCTGCCGAATCTCGCCCAATTGGAAGACCGCGGCGTGCATTATAGCGTCGGGTCAAAAGAACGTTTTCGCGATAAGCGGGTGATGATTGTCGGCGGCGGCGATAGCGCAGTCGATTGGGCGATCAATCTGGACGGCGTCGCGAAAAAGATTTGGGCAGTACATCGCAGCCATCAGTTCAAAGCGTTGGAAGCGAATGTCGATGAAATGATTCACGATACCAGTACGGAATTATTGTTACCGTGGGAAGTGAAAGCGCTGCACGGCGAAGAGCATTTAGAAGCTGTAACGCTGGTCAACACCGACACCAACGAAGAAAATACGTGGGAGGTTGACGATCTGCTCTTGATGATCGGACTTATGGCAAATCTTGGTCCAATTGAGTCGTGGGGCTTACAAGTCAAATGGAATGGATTACTGGTCGATCGGTATATGCAAACGGCAATGCCCGGAGTATATGCGGTGGGCGACATCGCCAAATACGATGGGAAAGTAAATTTGATCGCGGCGGGAAACGGCGAAGCGGCGATGGCGATAGAACACGCAATTGCGAAGTATCTCAACGCTTCTCCCCGACCGCGCGACTGGATCGAACATGCCAGCCCGCATGATGTGTAA